CGCTGGTGGCCCGGGCGCGCCAGGAAGTGACGCCGGACGATTTGGCGCGCATGTTCGCGCCGAACAGCGGGCTGATGGACAGCTTCTTCCGCGACAATCTGCAGGGCAAAGTCGACACCACTCGCGCCAACTGGCGCTTTACCCCCGGCGTGGACGGCAAGACGCTGCCTGGCGGCGAAGGCATCCTGCGTTCGTTCCAGCAGGCGCAGCGCATCCGCGACGCGTTTTTTGCCAACGGCACCGCAACCCCCTCTTACCGCGTCACCGTGCGGCCGGTGCGGATGGATAACGATATCCTCAACCTGACGCTGGATATCGACGGCCAGCTGTTCAAATACAGCCACGGCCCACAGGTGCCGCTGGTGGTCAGTTGGCCAGGCACCCGCAATACCAACCAGGTGCATTTGCAGCTGGCACTGGCCAACGGCACCACCGCCAGCCTGGTGACCAGCGGGCCATGGGCGCTGAACCGCCTGGTGGATATGGCGCAGTCCTCGGGCACCGGCGGCCTCGGCCGCCAGGCGACCTTTAATCTCGACGGCCACCGCGTCACGCTGGAATTTACGCCCAATAGCATCCGTAATCCGTTCCAACTGCCGGCCTTCTCGTGCCCGTAGCCCCGAAAGGACCTGACCATGAGCACTGATTCAAGCGCCCCGACGAGCCTCGGCTGGTACGGCAAACTCCCTTCCGCCGGCGATTTTCTGCAACGCCGCCTGCCCGAGCCGGTGGTCAATAACTGGGCCCACTGGTTCCATAATGGGCTGGTGAATTTGCAGCGCGATGCGCAGGGGCCAAACGGCCACCCGTTCAGCAACGCACCGGTGTGGAACTTCGTGATCCCCGCCACGCTCGGCAGCCCGTACGTGCAGATGGGTTGCCTGTTGCCGGCGCGCGATCGCGTCGGGCGGCGCTACCCGATCTGCGCGCTGCGCCTGTTCAGCCTGCAAGATTGGCGTCCGCAACAGCTGAACATGGCGGCGAGCTGGTACCAACAGCTCGGTCATACCCTGCTGAACGGCGTGCGCAACGGTTTCTCCGCCGAACAGATCGACCGCACATTGCAGGCTATTCCTGCG
The sequence above is drawn from the Serratia sp. FDAARGOS_506 genome and encodes:
- the tagF gene encoding type VI secretion system-associated protein TagF: MSTDSSAPTSLGWYGKLPSAGDFLQRRLPEPVVNNWAHWFHNGLVNLQRDAQGPNGHPFSNAPVWNFVIPATLGSPYVQMGCLLPARDRVGRRYPICALRLFSLQDWRPQQLNMAASWYQQLGHTLLNGVRNGFSAEQIDRTLQAIPALPSPPAEADSEILSIIGFQHPDVPGLGWQQAADCFDPAQYTSFWWTNQADGHPLYTHVHSGNLTVQLFSLLFEPNGWARPGRGGQYPQMFD